Proteins encoded within one genomic window of Macrobrachium nipponense isolate FS-2020 chromosome 8, ASM1510439v2, whole genome shotgun sequence:
- the LOC135223086 gene encoding uncharacterized protein LOC135223086 produces MSQGAFRKWRRSMTDWFQIGRVSTEDAVLSIRLNCDDQLQRALDACYTSDEWKALSLHQALDAVKEVTQKSVNRAILWDKFFSAQQGPMEPAKTYVHRCQELALDCAFRCPRCQKDMSDYMLTHRLASGLINCGLKQEILQDYEKYNSVAKILQKCEIYEAAERDSGASKINQRLITAKVGKELLPYNNNETEHSDVAAVKSNFRRQKDSKLLMSGKRCDNCGRIHEENKSSCYASEVCCHNCGVKGHLARYCRKKRANNKAAGIEVDHDDDTMSVTACTLVQHCGVQQVTALAGKLPHVRVKVEHKMRCDVPMYEAFIDAIADTGAEVCIMGEKVLHQLGLNVKQLHCSNTRVNHAAEKPMRVLGSVRCTITLGRNNALNIEVLVLCGVCRLYLSIDVCKGLGLVDANFPHHVKVDGISVNNIGRERPNSVDANDVTSDGSNTHNVIELPFSPQEANVPKLKRWILERFSGTVFNTKRNPLPVMKGKPHHIHLLSDAVPYACHTPIPIPKHWEQEMKKQLDDDVKLGIIRPVPTGTATDWCARMVVVAKRNGNPRRTVDYQKLNKYCKRETHHTFAPFDMASSVPVRSYKTVIDAYSGFHQVELDKESRHLTTFISPWGRYQYCRTPMGHVSASDAYSKRFDDVIADIPRISKCVDDVLLYDDTVEGAFYHTISFLQVCEENGVTLNPDKFQFCQREVDFVGYELGWGNFKPGEEKLSAIKSFPMPNQPTITDLRSWFGLVNQLAPFVATSQLMEPFRDLLKKSTSRKVYWDEMLQNAFEKTKEILCNLIGDGLAYYDKSRRTAVITDWSRDGMGYLVLQQHCSCEEDKVPFCYKGGWKLALCGSRHLTSAEVNYAVVEGEAAAVLWCFQKARLFLLGCPNIILVTDHRPLVKVFGDRELKDIANPRLLQLKEKNITIQFTVKYIPEKKNSAADTLSRYPVIRSPINASDSEMGEEVESSCVAALITSLSDDVITLDWNSVKKAAESDVEYQLLKSMVAAGCWPVSRNLVYSSIKLYFNVRDRLGIVDELVVYS; encoded by the coding sequence ATGTCACAAGGAGCATTTAGGAAGTGGCGTAGGTCTATGACAGATTGGTTCCAAATTGGCAGGGTTTCAACTGAAGATGCTGTGCTAAGCATTCGTTTGAACTGCGATGATCAGTTACAAAGGGCATTGGACGCTTGTTACACGTCCGATGAATGGAAAGCCCTTTCTCTACATCAGGCATTGGATGCCGTCAAAGAAGTAACTCAAAAGTCTGTGAACCGTGCAATTCTGTGGGATAAATTTTTTAGTGCACAGCAAGGGCCTATGGAACCCGCAAAGACATATGTACATCGGTGTCAGGAATTGGCTTTAGATTGTGCTTTCCGCTGCCCTCGGTGCCAAAAGGACATGAGTGACTATATGCTGACTCACAGGTTAGCCAGTGGTTTAATTAACTGCGGATTGAAACAAGAAATACTCCAAGACTACGAAAAATATAACAGTGTCGCcaaaatactacagaagtgtGAAATATATGAGGCAGCTGAAAGGGATAGTGGGGCCAGCAAAATTAACCAGAGACTCATTACTGCCAAGGTGGGGAAAGAATTGCtgccctataataataatgaaacagaacATAGTGATGTTGCGGCAGTAAAATCGAACTTTCGTCGACAAAAGGATAGTAAGCTACTCATGTCAGGTAAGAGATGTGATAATTGTGGACGCATTCATGAGGAAAATAAATCTAGCTGCTATGCAAGTGAGGTGTGTTGCCACAACTGTGGTGTAAAGGGTCATTTAGCTAGATATTGCAGAAAAAAACGTGCGAATAACAAGGCAGCAGGCATTGAAGTTGACCATGATGACGACACCATGTCAGTGACGGCATGCACATTAGTGCAGCACTGTGGGGTCCAGCAGGTGACAGCATTGGCGGGAAAGCTACCGCATGTGCGCGTAAAAGTTGAACATAAAATGAGATGTGATGTACCAATGTATGAAGCATTTATTGATGCTATTGCCGATACTGGGGCTGAAGTTTGTATTATGGGGGAAAAGGTTTTGCATCAATTAGGACTGAACGTGAAACAGTTGCATTGTTCAAACACCAGGGTTAATCATGCAGCCGAAAAACCCATGAGAGTACTGGGTAGTGTGCGTTGTACAATAACATTGGGTAGAAATAACGCTCTAAACATAGAGGTGTTAGTACTGTGCGGTGTCTGTAGGCTATACCTATCTATAGATGTATGTAAGGGTTTAGGATTAGTGGATGCAAACTTTCCCCATCATGTTAAGGTAGACGgaatatcagtaaataatattGGTAGGGAACGGCCCAATAGTGTGGATGCCAATGACGTCACCAGTGATGGGAGCAACACCCATAACGTCATAGAGTTGCCGTTCTCCCCTCAGGAGGCCAATGTACCTAAGCTCAAAAGGTGGATTTTGGAGCGTTTCTCAGGTACGGTATTCAATACTAAACGGAATCCATTACCGGTAATGAAGGGAAAGCCACACCATATCCACCTTCTCTCTGATGCAGTCCCATACGCATGCCATACGCCGATTCCAATTCCCAAACATTGggagcaagagatgaaaaaacaGCTGGACGACGATGTAAAACTGGGAATAATCCGCCCCGTTCCTACAGGAACTGCAACCGATTGGTGTGCGCGAATGGTAGTAGTAGCTAAAAGGAATGGAAACCCAAGAAGAACAGTGGATTACCAAAAGCTAAACAAATATTGCAAAAGAGAAACTCATCACACTTTTGCCCCGTTCGACATGGCATCCAGTGTACCTGTGCGTTCATACAAAACTGTAATAGATGCCTATTCTggtttccatcaagtggaattAGATAAGGAAAGTCGGCACCTGACTACCTTCATATCCCCATGGGGTAGGTACCAGTATTGTAGGACCCCAATGGGACATGTCTCTGCCTCAGATGCGTACTCAAAGCGCTTTGATGATGTAATAGCGGACATTCCGAGAATATCTAAATGTGTCGATGATGTTCTCCTATATGATGATACTGTGGAAGGAGCGTTTTATCACACGATAAGTTTTTTACAAGTATGTGAAGAGAACGGAGTTACCCTCAATCCTGATAAATTTCAATTTTGCCAACGTGAGGTAGACTTTGTAGGCTATGAATTAGGTTGGGGCAATTTCAAGCCAGGTGAGGAAAAGTTGTCTGCAATCAAGAGCTTCCCAATGCCAAATCAACCAACCATCACTGACTTAAGGTCTTGGTTTGGCCTCGTAAACCAATTGGCACCATTTGTTGCTACCTCTCAACTAATGGAGCCCTTTCGAGACCTCCTaaaaaagtctaccagtcgaaaggTATACTGGGATGAAATGTTACAGAATGCATTCGAAAAGACTAAAGAAATTTTATGCaatttgattggggatggattggCCTATTACGATAAATCTAGGCGAACTGCGGTAATCACTGACTGGTCGCGTGATGGGATGGGATATCTGGTGTTACAACAACATTGCAGTTGCGAAGAGGATAAAGTCCCATTTTGTTACAAAGGGGGATGGAAGCTTGCCCTCTGTGGAAGTAGACATTTAACCTCGGCAGAAGTCAATTATGCAGTCGTTGAAGGAGAGGCTGCTGCCGTGTTATGGTGCTTTCAGAAAGCTAGATTATTCCTACTTGGATGTCCCAATATTATCCTTGTTACTGACCACCGTCCGCTGGTCAAAGTGTTTGGTGATAGAGAATTGAAAGACATTGCAAATCCTCGTTTGCttcaattaaaggaaaaaaacattacaatacagtTCACAGTGAAATACATTCCTGAGAAGAAAAACTCAGCAGCCGATACTCTTTCAAGATACCCAGTAATCAGAAGCCCAATAAATGCGAGTGACAGTGAGATGGGGGAGGAGGTTGAGAGTTCGTGCGTTGCAGCGTTGATCACGTCGCTGAGTGATGACGTCATAACCCTCGACTGGAATTCTGTTAAAAAAGCTGCTGAAAGCGATGTGGAATATCAGCTGCTAAAGAGTATGGTAGCCGCAGGTTGTTGGCCGGTATCAAGAAATCTAGTCTACTCCAGCATAAAGCTGTATTTTAACGTACGGGACCGACTTGGCATCGTGGACGAACTGGTTGTGTATTCATGA